In one window of Canis lupus baileyi chromosome 12, mCanLup2.hap1, whole genome shotgun sequence DNA:
- the LOC140601270 gene encoding regenerating islet-derived protein 3-gamma-like, with protein MMLPPMALPSMSWMLLSCLMVLSQVRGEDSQKDVPAPRITCPKGSKAYASHCYALFMTPKSWMDADMACQKRPSGHLVSVLSGSEASFVASLVKNSVNSYSYVWMGLHDPTEGYEPNADGWEWSSADILNYSAWEKNPSTIANPGYCGSLSRSTGYLKWKDYNCATKLPYICKFKD; from the exons ATGATGCTGCCTCCCATGGCCCTCCCCAGCATGTCCTGGATGCTGCTCTCCTGCCTGATGGTCCTGTCTCAGGTCCGAG GTGAAGACTCCCAGAAGGACGTGCCTGCCCCACGGATCACGTGTCCCAAAGGCTCCAAGGCCTATGCCTCCCACTGCTATGCCTTGTTTATGACCCCCAAATCCTGGATGGATGCTGAT ATGGCCTGCCAGAAGAGGCCCTCGGGACACCTTgtgtctgtgctcagtgggagtgAGGCATCCTTTGTGGCCTCCCTGGTCAAGAACAGTGTGAACAGCTACTCATATGTCTGGATGGGGCTCCATGACCCCACAGAG GGCTATGAGCCCAATGCAGATGGTTGGGAGTGGAGTAGTGCTGATATTCTGAATTACTCTGCCTGGGAGAAAAACCCCTCCACCATTGCAAACCCTGGCTATTGTGGGAGCCTGTCAAGAAGCACAG GATACCTGAAATGGAAAGATTATAACTGTGCTACGAAGCTACCCTATATCTGCAAGTTCAAGGACTAG